A region of Nocardioides sp. JS614 DNA encodes the following proteins:
- a CDS encoding LCP family protein, which translates to MSARFHKLVRLGTIGLVLAIAALVVPDSAVKSTEVALVKVNRADGVDLTPDVVWILAVGSDARPGHDMTRTRGDALQLIGMNTRTGAASAIGVPRDSWVSIPGHGFEKINAALYFGGPQLLGQTVGNLVGVQPDYVFVSRFKFFQAMVKDIGGITVDNPVAFDDTYLKPKGFRKGRIHLGGYDAMAFSRIRHNLIRGDFDRSANQQRVLRGIQARVRARAHVPGFIERGVLSVMQHLYTDLSPVELFRLAQVVAHVDPHKITTCVVQGGIGSIGGASVVLPNVGMARRLGNAARNDATIGHC; encoded by the coding sequence ATGTCAGCACGCTTCCACAAGCTCGTTCGGCTCGGGACCATCGGGCTGGTCCTGGCGATCGCGGCGCTCGTCGTGCCGGACTCGGCGGTGAAGAGCACCGAGGTCGCGCTGGTGAAGGTGAACCGGGCCGACGGCGTCGACCTGACCCCGGACGTGGTCTGGATCCTCGCGGTCGGCTCGGATGCCCGGCCGGGTCACGACATGACCCGGACCCGCGGTGACGCCCTCCAGCTGATCGGGATGAACACCCGCACCGGTGCTGCCTCGGCGATCGGCGTGCCCCGCGACTCGTGGGTCTCGATCCCCGGCCACGGCTTCGAGAAGATCAACGCCGCCCTCTACTTCGGCGGCCCCCAGCTGCTCGGGCAGACCGTCGGCAACCTGGTCGGCGTCCAGCCCGACTACGTGTTCGTGAGCCGGTTCAAGTTCTTCCAGGCGATGGTCAAGGACATCGGCGGCATCACCGTCGACAACCCCGTCGCCTTCGACGACACCTACCTCAAGCCGAAGGGCTTCCGGAAGGGCAGGATCCACCTGGGCGGGTACGACGCGATGGCGTTCTCGCGGATCCGGCACAACCTGATCCGCGGCGACTTCGACCGGTCGGCCAACCAGCAGCGGGTGCTGCGGGGGATCCAGGCCAGGGTGCGGGCGCGTGCCCACGTCCCCGGCTTCATCGAGCGAGGCGTGCTGTCGGTGATGCAGCACCTCTACACCGACCTCTCACCGGTCGAGCTGTTCCGGCTGGCCCAGGTGGTCGCGCACGTCGACCCGCACAAGATCACCACCTGCGTCGTGCAGGGCGGGATCGGCAGCATCGGCGGCGCGAGCGTGGTGCTGCCGAACGTCGGCATGGCCCGCCGGCTCGGCAACGCGGCCCGGAACGACGCGACGATCGGGCACTGCTGA
- a CDS encoding SDR family oxidoreductase, which produces MIHLLTGAGSGIGAELARRLHERGDDLVLLARSPERAAELRTAYAGATVLVADLARPESVESLDLPDGLDSVVHAAGVVELGAVAALSVADWTSQLRVNLVAPAALTRVALPALRARRGTVVFVNSSAGRTAHPSWSAYAASKHGLRALADALRAEEAEHGVRVSTVFPGRTATPMQEKVHRQEGREYDAARWVRPETVADTILHVLDLPADATIPEVVVRPGPSAS; this is translated from the coding sequence ATGATCCACCTCCTCACCGGGGCCGGGTCGGGCATCGGCGCGGAGCTGGCCCGCCGGCTGCACGAGCGCGGCGACGACCTGGTCCTGCTGGCGCGCTCACCGGAGCGGGCGGCGGAGCTGCGCACGGCCTACGCCGGCGCGACGGTCCTCGTGGCCGACCTGGCCCGGCCGGAGTCCGTGGAGTCGCTCGACCTGCCCGACGGACTGGACTCGGTGGTGCACGCGGCCGGGGTCGTCGAGCTGGGCGCCGTGGCCGCGCTCTCGGTGGCGGACTGGACCTCGCAGCTGCGGGTCAACCTGGTCGCGCCCGCCGCGCTGACCCGGGTGGCACTCCCCGCGCTGCGTGCCCGCCGCGGCACCGTGGTCTTCGTCAACTCCAGTGCCGGGCGGACCGCCCACCCGTCGTGGTCGGCGTACGCCGCCTCCAAGCACGGGCTGCGCGCCCTCGCGGACGCACTGCGCGCCGAGGAGGCGGAGCACGGCGTCCGCGTGAGCACCGTCTTCCCGGGTCGCACGGCCACGCCGATGCAGGAGAAGGTGCACCGGCAGGAGGGCAGGGAGTACGACGCCGCCCGGTGGGTCCGGCCCGAGACCGTCGCCGACACGATCCTGCACGTGCTCGACCTGCCGGCCGACGCGACGATCCCGGAAGTGGTGGTCAGGCCGGGCCCGAGCGCCAGTTGA
- a CDS encoding DUF2188 domain-containing protein, whose product MSVETYFEHDAWHNWDSVEGELPGTHETQEGAVAAGGDEARRRGVEHVIRNAAAVVEEIRRYDARG is encoded by the coding sequence ATGAGCGTGGAGACCTACTTCGAGCACGACGCCTGGCACAACTGGGACAGCGTCGAGGGTGAACTCCCAGGGACGCACGAGACCCAGGAGGGCGCGGTGGCCGCCGGCGGCGACGAAGCACGCCGGCGCGGGGTGGAGCACGTCATCCGGAACGCTGCCGCCGTTGTCGAGGAGATCCGTCGGTACGACGCACGCGGCTGA
- a CDS encoding zinc-binding dehydrogenase, producing the protein MFAVYADRFSKDDPLSALQVGERPDPADSGIPDGWTTVTVKAASLNHHDLFSLRGVGLREEALPMILGCDAAGYDEDGNEVVVHAVISDPSWTGDETLDPKRSLLSERYQGTFAERVAVPRRNVVPKPASLSFEEAACLPTAWLTAYRMLFTRGELRAGETVLVQGAGGGVATAVITLARAAGLRVLVTSRDESKRARALELGAHEAFESGARLPVKVDAVMETVGKATWAHSIRSLRPGGRIVTSGTTSGPDVDDAELTRIFFLQLSVVGSTMGTRAELAALVSLLDASGARPLVDRTLPMTEARAGFAAMLEGEQFGKIVFTR; encoded by the coding sequence ATGTTCGCCGTCTACGCCGACCGGTTCTCCAAGGACGACCCGCTCTCCGCCCTGCAGGTGGGGGAGCGCCCGGATCCAGCGGACTCGGGGATCCCCGACGGGTGGACCACGGTCACCGTGAAGGCCGCCTCGCTCAACCACCACGACCTGTTCTCGCTGCGCGGGGTCGGGCTGCGCGAGGAGGCGCTGCCGATGATCCTCGGCTGCGACGCCGCCGGGTACGACGAGGACGGCAACGAGGTCGTCGTCCACGCGGTGATCAGCGACCCGTCCTGGACCGGCGACGAGACCCTCGACCCGAAGCGGTCGCTGCTCTCCGAGCGCTACCAGGGCACGTTCGCCGAGCGGGTCGCCGTACCCCGCCGCAACGTCGTCCCCAAGCCGGCCTCGCTGTCCTTCGAGGAGGCCGCCTGCCTGCCGACCGCCTGGCTCACGGCCTACCGGATGCTGTTCACCCGCGGTGAGCTGCGCGCCGGCGAGACCGTCCTCGTGCAGGGCGCCGGGGGCGGCGTCGCGACCGCCGTGATCACCCTGGCCCGGGCGGCCGGGCTGCGCGTGCTCGTGACCAGCCGCGACGAGTCCAAGCGCGCCCGCGCGCTCGAGCTCGGCGCGCACGAGGCCTTCGAGTCCGGAGCGCGGCTGCCGGTCAAGGTCGACGCCGTCATGGAGACCGTCGGCAAGGCCACCTGGGCGCACTCCATCCGCTCACTGCGCCCGGGCGGGCGCATCGTCACGTCCGGCACCACCTCCGGGCCGGACGTCGACGACGCCGAGCTCACCCGGATCTTCTTCCTCCAGCTCAGCGTGGTCGGCTCGACGATGGGCACCCGCGCCGAGCTCGCCGCGCTGGTCTCCCTGCTCGACGCCTCGGGCGCGCGCCCGCTGGTCGACCGCACGCTGCCGATGACCGAGGCCCGCGCCGGCTTCGCAGCGATGCTCGAGGGCGAGCAGTTCGGGAAGATCGTCTTCACCCGATGA
- a CDS encoding MmcQ/YjbR family DNA-binding protein, which yields MPHRLEPAPDVVRRLAAIARPLPDSYEEDAWTGVRWRVRKRTFAHVMVAQEGYESSYRDITGDPEPRTVLTFHATGDELLALTHAGLPFYRPPWSPTVVGLVLDASTDWTEVGELVTESYRCRAPQKLVRLLDRAGP from the coding sequence GTGCCGCACCGCCTGGAGCCGGCACCAGACGTCGTACGCCGGCTCGCCGCCATCGCCCGGCCCCTCCCGGACTCCTACGAGGAGGATGCCTGGACCGGCGTGCGGTGGCGGGTGCGGAAGCGGACCTTCGCCCACGTCATGGTCGCCCAGGAGGGCTACGAGTCGTCGTACCGCGACATCACCGGCGACCCGGAGCCGCGCACGGTGCTGACCTTCCACGCCACCGGCGACGAGCTGCTCGCCCTCACCCACGCCGGGCTGCCGTTCTACCGCCCGCCCTGGTCGCCGACCGTCGTCGGCCTGGTGCTCGACGCGAGCACCGACTGGACAGAGGTCGGGGAGCTTGTCACCGAGAGCTATCGTTGCCGCGCACCCCAGAAATTGGTGAGGCTGCTGGACCGAGCGGGTCCGTGA
- a CDS encoding DUF6104 family protein codes for MYFTDRGIEELEKRRGDEEVTLAWLADRLQEFTDTHPEFETAVERFATWLARLDDPED; via the coding sequence ATGTACTTCACCGATCGCGGCATCGAAGAGCTCGAGAAGCGCCGGGGTGACGAGGAGGTCACCCTGGCCTGGCTCGCCGACCGGCTCCAGGAGTTCACCGACACCCACCCGGAGTTCGAGACGGCGGTCGAGCGGTTCGCCACCTGGCTGGCCCGCCTGGACGACCCGGAGGACTAG
- a CDS encoding acetoacetate decarboxylase family protein has protein sequence MAEPTTDPHQSSRTSPSTSYPPAPWRMVGQLWLSLFRVGAPVDELRPAGVYGVAFVSYEPGSPLTYSELLVARPVSTGAHGRRVSITDIWVDSPASVAGGRELWAIPKDLCDFELDSVRRGPLTTTDWSATLGRHPIASASFTDVSKAMARLPFKGGTWQPGIEDTAGQERTATLQGSSKALPCRGRWDFASDGPLGWLREARQLASFRQADFRMSFG, from the coding sequence ATGGCCGAGCCGACGACCGATCCGCACCAGTCCTCAAGAACCTCCCCGTCGACGAGCTACCCGCCCGCGCCGTGGCGGATGGTCGGCCAGCTCTGGCTCTCCCTGTTCCGGGTCGGTGCGCCGGTCGACGAGCTCCGCCCTGCCGGGGTCTACGGCGTGGCCTTCGTCAGCTACGAGCCCGGGAGCCCGCTGACCTACTCCGAGCTGCTGGTGGCCCGACCGGTCAGCACGGGCGCTCACGGACGCCGCGTGAGCATCACCGACATCTGGGTCGACTCCCCCGCGTCCGTGGCCGGCGGTCGCGAGCTGTGGGCGATCCCCAAGGACCTGTGCGACTTCGAGCTCGACAGCGTGCGCCGCGGCCCGCTCACGACGACCGACTGGTCGGCGACGCTGGGCCGGCACCCGATCGCGAGCGCGTCGTTCACCGACGTGTCGAAGGCGATGGCGCGGCTGCCGTTCAAGGGCGGCACCTGGCAGCCGGGCATCGAGGACACCGCCGGCCAGGAGCGCACCGCCACCCTCCAGGGCTCGTCCAAGGCGTTGCCGTGCCGCGGTCGCTGGGACTTCGCCTCCGACGGCCCGCTGGGGTGGCTTCGCGAGGCCCGCCAGCTCGCCTCCTTCCGCCAGGCCGACTTCCGGATGTCGTTCGGCTGA
- a CDS encoding sulfatase-like hydrolase/transferase, whose product MVVVDDVGFAQLGCFGAGFETPNIDRVAADGLRYQRFHVTSVCSATRAALLTGRNHHAVGMGVTQEAALGFPGYHGRDRVRLRQRAAASSPALRGRVLDTITSWEHTVASALAERGEPAADVLAAVGVAVFRSAITAWLRDGGDLVAHVERGFDALDERSG is encoded by the coding sequence ATGGTCGTGGTCGACGACGTCGGGTTCGCGCAGCTCGGCTGCTTCGGCGCCGGCTTCGAGACCCCGAACATCGACCGGGTCGCGGCCGACGGCCTGCGCTATCAGCGCTTCCACGTCACCTCGGTCTGCTCGGCGACCCGGGCCGCGCTGCTGACCGGCCGCAACCACCATGCGGTCGGGATGGGCGTAACCCAGGAGGCTGCGCTCGGCTTCCCGGGCTACCACGGCCGGGACCGGGTCCGGCTGCGCCAGCGGGCGGCCGCCTCCTCACCGGCCCTGCGCGGCCGCGTCCTGGACACGATCACGTCCTGGGAGCACACGGTGGCGTCCGCACTGGCCGAACGGGGCGAGCCGGCCGCCGACGTCCTCGCCGCGGTGGGCGTCGCGGTGTTCCGCTCCGCCATCACCGCCTGGCTGCGCGACGGAGGCGACCTCGTCGCGCACGTGGAGCGCGGGTTCGACGCGTTGGATGAGCGGTCAGGCTGA
- a CDS encoding TetR family transcriptional regulator, with amino-acid sequence MPEVTAGSAAAEPMSRMARKERTRRAILDAALELSSETTMAALSLRQVAKEVGIVPTAFYRHFDSVEALGVALVDESFVSLRTMLRDIRRGDPALADIVDRSIGILVDHVHQQRAHFSFIARERAAGLPAVRRAIRDQIALFEHELASDLARLPGTDTWSARDLRILSDLIVTAMVSTAEAILTADGPAAEQALVEQARVQLRMVLIGALNWRSGPA; translated from the coding sequence ATGCCTGAGGTGACGGCGGGGAGCGCGGCGGCGGAGCCGATGTCGCGCATGGCCCGCAAGGAGCGCACCCGGCGGGCGATCCTCGACGCGGCCCTCGAGCTGTCCTCGGAGACCACGATGGCGGCCCTCTCCTTGCGCCAGGTGGCGAAGGAGGTCGGCATCGTGCCGACCGCGTTCTACCGGCACTTCGACTCCGTCGAGGCGCTCGGGGTCGCGCTCGTCGACGAGTCGTTCGTGTCGCTGCGCACGATGCTGCGCGACATCCGCCGCGGCGACCCGGCCCTGGCCGACATCGTCGACCGCTCGATCGGGATCCTGGTGGACCACGTCCACCAGCAACGCGCGCACTTCTCGTTCATCGCCCGGGAGCGGGCCGCCGGGTTGCCGGCGGTGCGGCGCGCGATCCGGGACCAGATCGCGTTGTTCGAGCACGAGCTGGCCAGCGACCTGGCCCGGCTGCCGGGCACCGACACGTGGTCCGCGCGCGACCTGCGGATCCTCTCCGACCTGATCGTCACGGCCATGGTCTCCACCGCCGAAGCGATCCTGACGGCCGACGGCCCGGCCGCCGAGCAGGCGCTCGTCGAGCAGGCGCGGGTGCAGCTGCGGATGGTGCTGATCGGCGCCCTCAACTGGCGCTCGGGCCCGGCCTGA
- a CDS encoding HNH endonuclease signature motif containing protein, with translation MTALAQPRHQVSRALAQVHALLDEITEASLWSMDPAETAATLVEATRACARVAELEARVTTHATSVEVAERAGATSLTSWWAHATRQTHGTAAAKTRLAAGLGRHGLVRDALAAGQVLVDQAAVIMTAVDALPDDVDPVLVEEAERHLIGQAAHFDAHALRHLGKGLLHVIDPDTADAHYARLLDAEERAATHSTRLTLTDHGDGTTRLRGTLPTAQAQALKKQLMAFAAPKHRAAVNGGLGERLPGPERLGRALCEWIERYPTHRLPHAGGVSATVVVTIPVETLLGGLEPGVLDTGTTISPSQARRLACEAAIIPMILDGDSQPLDVGRRRRFHTKAQRLAIAHRDQTCTADGCDWPPGLCHIHHNNPWAAGGSTSVKDGRLLCPKHHTRAHDPTYRMTQLPGGKIAFTRRT, from the coding sequence ATGACCGCACTGGCCCAGCCACGACACCAGGTCTCCCGCGCCCTCGCCCAGGTCCATGCCCTGCTCGACGAGATCACCGAGGCGTCCTTGTGGTCGATGGACCCGGCCGAGACCGCCGCCACCCTGGTCGAGGCCACCCGGGCGTGCGCCCGGGTCGCCGAGCTCGAGGCCCGGGTCACCACCCACGCCACGAGCGTGGAGGTCGCCGAACGGGCCGGGGCGACGTCGCTGACCTCCTGGTGGGCCCACGCCACCCGACAGACCCATGGGACCGCGGCCGCCAAGACCCGGCTCGCCGCCGGTCTGGGTCGGCACGGCCTGGTCCGTGACGCGCTGGCGGCCGGGCAGGTGCTGGTCGACCAGGCGGCGGTGATCATGACCGCGGTCGACGCCCTGCCCGACGACGTGGACCCGGTCCTGGTGGAGGAGGCCGAGCGGCACCTGATCGGCCAGGCCGCCCACTTCGACGCCCACGCGCTACGCCACCTCGGCAAAGGGCTCCTGCACGTCATCGACCCCGACACCGCCGACGCCCACTACGCCCGACTCCTCGACGCCGAAGAACGCGCCGCCACCCACAGCACCCGGCTCACCCTGACCGACCACGGCGACGGCACCACCCGACTCCGCGGCACCCTGCCCACCGCCCAAGCCCAAGCGCTGAAGAAGCAGCTGATGGCCTTCGCCGCCCCCAAACACCGCGCCGCGGTCAACGGCGGCCTCGGGGAGCGGCTGCCCGGCCCCGAACGGCTCGGCCGGGCCCTGTGCGAATGGATCGAGCGCTACCCCACCCACCGGCTCCCCCACGCCGGCGGCGTGTCGGCCACCGTCGTGGTCACCATCCCGGTCGAGACCCTCCTCGGCGGCCTCGAACCCGGCGTCCTGGACACCGGCACCACCATCTCACCCAGCCAAGCCCGCCGCCTCGCCTGTGAAGCCGCGATCATCCCCATGATCCTCGACGGCGACTCCCAGCCGCTGGACGTCGGACGCCGACGCCGGTTCCACACCAAAGCCCAACGCCTCGCGATCGCCCACCGCGACCAGACCTGCACCGCCGACGGCTGCGACTGGCCCCCCGGCCTGTGCCACATCCACCACAACAACCCCTGGGCCGCAGGCGGCTCGACATCCGTCAAAGACGGGCGGTTGCTGTGCCCCAAACACCACACCCGCGCCCACGACCCCACCTACCGGATGACCCAACTCCCCGGCGGCAAGATCGCCTTCACCAGACGGACATAG
- a CDS encoding multifunctional oxoglutarate decarboxylase/oxoglutarate dehydrogenase thiamine pyrophosphate-binding subunit/dihydrolipoyllysine-residue succinyltransferase subunit, translating into MPHSPGSQSDVPAQQFEGADFGANEWLVEEMFDQYQQDPDSVDATWAEYFRATGSGAGTNGTSQPAARASAPAQPAAAPAPKPAQQPAQQAAPQPAQQPAGQPAQDTAAKPAPAPVAKPRHTAKAAEPAKGTANPVPKESRPATPAPTTDQPTYTVLRGAPARTAQNMDASLTVPTATSVRSVPVKLLWDNRTVINNHLARARGGKVSFTHLIGYALVKAVRTMPEMNVGFDTVDGKPNQITPAHINLGLAIDLQKSDGTRQLVVPNIKSAETMDFAGFWTAYEEIVRKARDNKLTVEDFQGTTISLTNPGGIGTSHSVPRLMKGQGAIVGVGAMEYPPEWQGASEDAIARNAISKVMTLTSTYDHRVIQGAQSGEFLKRVHQLLLGQNGFYDEIFRSLRIPYEPIRWASDISTSHDDEISKQARILELIHAYRVRGHMMADTDPLEYRQRSHPDLEVESHGLTLWDLDREFATGSFGGEGRRFMKLRQILGILRDSYCRTIGIEYMHIMDPEQRRWLQERIEVPHTKPPREEQLRILLKLNQAEAFETFLQTKFVGQKRFSLEGGETTIPVIDEICEAAAEAALDEVAIGMAHRGRLNVLANIVGKKYSQIFREFEGNIDPRTVQGSGDVKYHLGAEGEFEAGSKDRIKVSVAANPSHLEAVDPVLEGIARAKQDVLDRGAAYPVLPLLVHGDAAFAGQGVVAETLNLSQLRGYRTGGTIHVVVNNQVGFTTSPGSSRSSLYATDVARMVQAPIFHVNGDDPEACIRVSRLAFEYRQAFNKDVVIDLVCYRRRGHNEGDDPSYTQPLMYDLIEQKRSVRKLYTESLIGRGDITIEEAEQVLRDYQQQLERVFTEVREASSQPSEWTTVPDYPEKPVGQAQTAVGPDVLKRIADAYVTPPEGFTVHPKVMPQLQRRAAAIADGPIDWGTGEVLAFGSLLMEGRPVRLAGQDSRRGTFVSRFGTIIDRVNADEWTPLSSLTEDQAKFYIYDSLLSEYAALGFEYGYSVARPEALVLWEAQFGDFVNGAQTVIDEFITSGESKWGQQSGVVLLLPHGYEGQGADHSSARIERFLTMAADEAFVVAQPSTPASYFHLLRQHSLGEEHRPLIVFTPKSMLKRKDAASHPGEFTSGTFRPFITDDQADPDQVDTLLLCSGRVTWDLMVERGKREDGGRFAIARVEQLYPRPEAEIREEIARFPKLKAVRWVQDEPANMGPWPHYQLAVWPHVDARVELVSRPESSSPAVGTVKRHTEEQKDLIQRAFA; encoded by the coding sequence GTGCCGCATTCCCCAGGCAGTCAGTCCGACGTCCCCGCCCAGCAGTTCGAGGGGGCCGACTTCGGCGCCAACGAGTGGCTGGTCGAGGAGATGTTCGACCAGTACCAGCAGGACCCGGACAGCGTCGACGCTACCTGGGCCGAGTACTTCCGGGCCACCGGCTCCGGCGCGGGCACCAACGGTACGTCGCAGCCCGCCGCCCGCGCCAGCGCGCCCGCCCAGCCGGCCGCCGCGCCGGCCCCGAAGCCGGCCCAGCAGCCCGCGCAGCAGGCGGCCCCGCAGCCCGCCCAGCAGCCCGCCGGGCAGCCCGCGCAGGACACCGCCGCCAAGCCGGCGCCGGCCCCCGTGGCCAAGCCGCGGCACACCGCGAAGGCCGCCGAGCCGGCCAAGGGCACGGCCAACCCGGTGCCCAAGGAGTCGCGTCCCGCGACCCCCGCGCCGACCACCGACCAGCCGACCTACACCGTGCTGCGCGGCGCGCCCGCGCGGACCGCGCAGAACATGGACGCCTCGCTGACCGTGCCGACGGCGACCTCGGTGCGCTCGGTCCCGGTGAAGCTGCTGTGGGACAACCGCACGGTCATCAACAACCACCTCGCCCGGGCCCGCGGCGGCAAGGTGTCGTTCACCCACCTGATCGGCTACGCGCTGGTCAAGGCCGTCCGCACCATGCCCGAGATGAACGTCGGGTTCGACACCGTCGACGGCAAGCCCAACCAGATCACCCCGGCGCACATCAACCTCGGCCTCGCGATCGACCTGCAGAAGTCCGACGGCACGCGGCAGCTGGTGGTGCCGAACATCAAGTCGGCCGAGACGATGGACTTCGCCGGGTTCTGGACCGCCTACGAAGAGATCGTGCGCAAGGCCCGCGACAACAAGCTCACGGTCGAGGACTTCCAGGGCACGACGATCAGCCTGACCAACCCCGGGGGCATCGGCACCAGCCACTCGGTGCCGCGGTTGATGAAGGGCCAGGGCGCGATCGTCGGCGTCGGCGCCATGGAGTACCCGCCCGAGTGGCAGGGCGCCTCCGAGGACGCGATCGCACGCAACGCGATCAGCAAGGTGATGACCCTCACCTCGACGTACGACCACCGGGTCATCCAGGGCGCGCAGTCCGGCGAGTTCCTCAAGCGCGTGCACCAGCTGCTGCTGGGCCAGAACGGCTTCTACGACGAGATCTTCCGGTCCCTGCGGATCCCCTACGAGCCGATCCGCTGGGCCAGCGACATCTCCACCAGCCACGACGACGAGATCAGCAAGCAGGCCCGGATCCTCGAGTTGATCCACGCCTACCGCGTGCGCGGCCACATGATGGCCGACACCGACCCGCTGGAGTACCGCCAGCGCAGCCACCCCGACCTCGAGGTGGAGTCACACGGGCTGACCCTGTGGGACCTCGACCGTGAGTTCGCGACCGGCTCGTTCGGTGGCGAGGGCCGCCGGTTCATGAAGCTGCGCCAGATCCTGGGGATCCTGCGCGACTCCTACTGCCGGACCATCGGCATCGAGTACATGCACATCATGGACCCCGAGCAGCGCCGGTGGCTCCAGGAGCGCATCGAGGTGCCGCACACCAAGCCGCCGCGCGAGGAGCAGCTGCGGATCCTGCTCAAGCTCAACCAGGCCGAGGCGTTCGAGACGTTCCTGCAGACGAAGTTCGTCGGCCAGAAGCGCTTCTCCCTCGAGGGCGGCGAGACCACGATCCCGGTGATCGACGAGATCTGCGAGGCCGCCGCCGAGGCGGCGCTCGACGAGGTCGCGATCGGCATGGCCCACCGCGGCCGGCTCAACGTGCTCGCCAACATCGTCGGCAAGAAGTACTCCCAGATCTTCCGCGAGTTCGAGGGCAACATCGACCCGCGCACCGTCCAGGGCTCCGGCGACGTGAAGTACCACCTCGGCGCCGAGGGCGAGTTCGAGGCGGGCTCGAAGGACCGGATCAAGGTCTCGGTCGCCGCGAACCCCTCCCACCTCGAGGCGGTCGACCCGGTGCTCGAGGGCATCGCGCGCGCCAAGCAGGACGTCCTGGACCGCGGCGCGGCGTACCCCGTGCTCCCGCTGCTGGTGCACGGCGACGCGGCCTTCGCGGGCCAGGGCGTGGTCGCGGAGACACTCAACCTCTCCCAGCTGCGCGGCTACCGCACCGGCGGCACCATCCACGTGGTCGTCAACAACCAGGTCGGGTTCACCACCTCGCCCGGCTCCTCGCGCTCCTCGCTCTACGCCACCGACGTGGCGCGGATGGTGCAGGCCCCGATCTTCCACGTGAACGGTGACGACCCCGAGGCCTGCATCCGGGTCTCCCGGCTGGCCTTCGAGTACCGGCAGGCGTTCAACAAGGACGTCGTCATCGACCTCGTCTGCTACCGCCGCAGGGGCCACAACGAGGGCGACGACCCGTCGTACACCCAGCCGCTCATGTACGACCTGATCGAGCAGAAGCGCTCGGTCCGCAAGCTCTACACCGAATCCCTCATCGGTCGTGGCGACATCACGATCGAGGAGGCCGAGCAGGTGCTCCGCGACTACCAGCAGCAGCTGGAGCGGGTCTTCACCGAGGTCCGCGAGGCCAGTTCGCAGCCCTCGGAGTGGACCACGGTCCCGGACTACCCGGAGAAGCCGGTCGGGCAGGCCCAGACCGCCGTCGGGCCGGACGTCCTCAAGCGGATCGCCGACGCCTACGTCACCCCGCCCGAGGGCTTCACCGTGCACCCCAAGGTGATGCCGCAGCTGCAGCGGCGGGCCGCGGCCATCGCCGACGGCCCGATCGACTGGGGCACCGGTGAGGTGCTCGCGTTCGGCTCGCTGCTGATGGAGGGCCGGCCGGTGCGGCTGGCCGGCCAGGACTCGCGGCGCGGCACGTTCGTGTCGCGGTTCGGCACCATCATCGACCGGGTCAACGCCGACGAGTGGACGCCGCTGTCCTCGCTCACCGAGGACCAGGCGAAGTTCTACATCTACGACTCGCTGCTCTCCGAGTACGCCGCCCTCGGCTTCGAGTACGGCTACTCCGTGGCTCGGCCCGAGGCGCTGGTGCTGTGGGAGGCGCAGTTCGGCGACTTCGTCAACGGCGCCCAGACCGTGATCGACGAGTTCATCACCTCCGGCGAGAGCAAGTGGGGCCAGCAGTCCGGCGTCGTGCTGCTGCTGCCGCACGGCTACGAGGGCCAGGGCGCCGACCACTCCTCGGCGCGCATCGAGCGGTTCCTGACGATGGCGGCCGACGAGGCGTTCGTGGTCGCCCAGCCGTCGACTCCGGCGTCGTACTTCCACCTGCTGCGCCAGCACTCGCTGGGCGAGGAGCACCGCCCGCTGATCGTCTTCACCCCGAAGTCGATGCTCAAGCGCAAGGACGCCGCCTCGCACCCAGGCGAATTCACCTCGGGCACGTTCCGGCCGTTCATCACCGACGACCAGGCCGATCCCGACCAGGTGGACACGCTGCTGCTGTGCTCGGGCCGGGTGACCTGGGACCTGATGGTCGAGCGCGGCAAGCGCGAGGACGGCGGGCGCTTCGCGATCGCCCGGGTCGAGCAGCTCTACCCGCGCCCCGAGGCCGAGATCCGCGAGGAGATCGCCCGCTTCCCCAAGCTCAAGGCGGTCCGCTGGGTCCAGGACGAGCCCGCGAACATGGGGCCGTGGCCGCACTACCAGCTCGCCGTGTGGCCGCACGTCGACGCCCGCGTCGAGCTGGTCTCGCGGCCCGAGTCCTCCTCCCCCGCCGTCGGCACGGTCAAGCGGCACACCGAGGAGCAGAAGGACCTGATCCAGAGGGCGTTCGCCTGA